A genomic region of Staphylococcus roterodami contains the following coding sequences:
- a CDS encoding oxidoreductase, whose product MVETFKAFVIDKDESGKVTSTFKQLSPADLPKGDVLIKVHYSGINYKDALATQDHNAVVKSYPMVPGIDLAGTIVESDAPGYQQGDQVIVTSYDLGVSHFGGFSEYARVKSEWIVKLPDTITLEEAMIYGTAGYTAGLAIERLEKVGMNIEDGPVLVRGASGGVGTLAVLMLNELGYKVIASTGKKDVSNQLLELGAKEVIDRLSVEEDNTKPLASSTWQACVDPVGGEGINYVTKRLNHSGSIAVIGMTAGNTYTNSVFPHILRGVNILGIDSVFTAMKLRQRVWRRLAKDLKPENLHEIKQVITFDELPEQLNKVINHENKGRIVIDFGVDK is encoded by the coding sequence GTGGTAGAAACATTTAAAGCGTTTGTCATTGACAAGGATGAAAGTGGTAAAGTCACATCTACTTTTAAACAGTTATCACCTGCCGACTTACCTAAAGGAGATGTGCTGATTAAAGTCCATTATTCTGGTATAAACTATAAAGATGCTTTAGCGACTCAAGATCACAATGCAGTAGTAAAATCATACCCTATGGTTCCAGGAATTGATTTAGCAGGAACAATTGTTGAGTCAGATGCCCCAGGTTATCAACAAGGCGATCAAGTGATTGTAACAAGTTATGACTTAGGCGTCAGCCATTTTGGTGGTTTTAGTGAATATGCTCGTGTTAAATCAGAGTGGATTGTTAAACTCCCTGATACAATAACATTAGAAGAAGCAATGATTTATGGAACAGCCGGTTATACTGCTGGATTAGCCATTGAACGTCTTGAAAAAGTTGGTATGAATATCGAAGATGGCCCTGTACTCGTAAGAGGCGCTTCAGGTGGTGTGGGAACATTAGCTGTTTTGATGCTAAATGAGCTTGGTTATAAGGTTATCGCAAGTACAGGCAAGAAAGATGTTAGCAATCAATTACTTGAACTTGGTGCCAAAGAAGTTATCGATCGTCTTTCCGTAGAAGAAGATAATACTAAACCTCTTGCATCATCTACTTGGCAAGCCTGTGTTGATCCGGTCGGTGGTGAAGGTATAAATTATGTTACTAAGCGTTTAAATCATAGTGGCTCAATTGCAGTTATTGGTATGACTGCTGGTAATACTTATACTAACTCTGTATTCCCTCACATTTTAAGAGGTGTAAATATTTTAGGCATCGATTCTGTATTTACAGCCATGAAATTAAGACAACGTGTTTGGCGTCGTCTCGCAAAAGATTTAAAGCCTGAAAATTTACATGAAATTAAGCAAGTGATAACATTTGATGAACTTCCAGAACAACTTAATAAAGTAATTAATCATGAAAATAAAGGTCGCATCGTTATCGATTTCGGTGTAGATAAATAG
- a CDS encoding GNAT family N-acetyltransferase, which produces MVKLTYNIPTCEDYCALRVNAGMSPKTHEAASKGLPNALFTITLYDKDKLIGMGRVIGDGGTAFQIVDIAVSKSYQGQGYGSLIMEHIMQYIKQVAVESTYVSLIADYPADKLYAKFGFIPTEPDSGGMYIKY; this is translated from the coding sequence GTGGTTAAATTGACATATAATATTCCGACGTGTGAGGATTATTGCGCACTAAGGGTAAACGCAGGAATGAGCCCTAAGACGCACGAAGCAGCCTCAAAAGGACTACCGAATGCCTTGTTTACTATAACCTTGTATGATAAAGACAAGTTGATTGGAATGGGCAGAGTGATTGGCGATGGAGGAACTGCTTTTCAAATTGTTGATATTGCTGTTTCGAAAAGTTATCAAGGTCAAGGTTACGGTAGTCTAATTATGGAGCATATTATGCAATATATTAAACAAGTTGCTGTTGAAAGTACATACGTTAGCCTGATCGCAGACTACCCGGCGGATAAATTATATGCAAAATTTGGTTTTATACCTACCGAACCAGATTCAGGTGGCATGTATATTAAATACTAA
- a CDS encoding NAD(P)/FAD-dependent oxidoreductase, translating into MKDVTIIGGGPSGLYASFYAGLRGMSVRLIDVQSELGGKMRIYPEKIIWDIGGIAPKPCHEILKDTIKQGLYFKPDVHLNERVIDIRKKDDRHFEVETEAGQIYTSKAVIVAIGAGIINPKQLDIKGVERYQLTNLHYVVQSYRRFKDKDVLISGGGNTALDWAHDIAKIAKSVTVVYRKEDISGHEAMKTLVTDLNVKLCPKTRIKYLVGNDDETHISEVVLEHVESGDTQSVKFDDVIISHGFDRCNTLLSETSSKLDMHDDCRVKGFGNTTTSIPGIYACGDIVYHDAKSHLIASAFSDGANAANLAKTYIEPDANAEGYVSSHHEVFKEANKTIVNKHLY; encoded by the coding sequence ATGAAAGACGTAACAATCATTGGTGGCGGTCCGTCTGGTTTGTACGCAAGCTTTTATGCTGGATTGCGAGGTATGTCTGTAAGATTGATTGATGTTCAATCTGAATTAGGGGGTAAAATGAGAATTTATCCTGAAAAAATTATTTGGGATATTGGTGGTATTGCACCAAAACCTTGTCATGAAATTTTAAAAGATACAATTAAGCAAGGTTTATATTTTAAGCCAGATGTGCATTTAAATGAGCGTGTGATAGATATTAGGAAAAAGGATGATCGTCATTTTGAGGTCGAAACAGAAGCGGGCCAAATCTATACTTCGAAAGCTGTTATCGTTGCGATTGGTGCGGGCATTATTAATCCGAAACAACTAGATATTAAAGGTGTAGAAAGGTATCAATTAACTAATTTACATTATGTTGTACAAAGTTACAGACGTTTTAAAGATAAAGATGTTTTAATTTCAGGCGGAGGTAATACAGCACTAGATTGGGCGCATGACATTGCTAAGATTGCTAAAAGCGTGACGGTTGTTTATCGTAAAGAGGACATAAGTGGTCATGAAGCAATGAAAACACTGGTGACAGATTTAAATGTGAAACTATGCCCAAAAACACGTATTAAATATTTAGTCGGCAATGATGATGAAACGCATATTAGTGAAGTCGTTTTGGAACATGTCGAGAGTGGTGATACGCAATCTGTTAAATTTGACGATGTTATTATTAGTCATGGATTTGATCGCTGTAATACATTGTTGAGCGAAACTTCTTCAAAGTTAGATATGCATGATGATTGTCGTGTTAAAGGTTTTGGTAATACGACAACAAGTATACCTGGTATCTATGCGTGTGGAGATATTGTTTATCATGATGCTAAATCACATTTAATTGCAAGTGCATTTAGTGATGGTGCAAATGCAGCGAACCTTGCTAAAACATATATTGAACCGGATGCAAATGCAGAGGGCTATGTTTCAAGTCATCATGAAGTTTTTAAAGAAGCGAATAAGACTATTGTAAATAAACATTTATACTAA
- a CDS encoding DUF2871 domain-containing protein: MRRLLYSFLFYMIIGLFSGFFYRELTKAYDFTGTTQLSLVHTHTLILGMFMFLILLPLEKLFKLSSYYLFNWFFYVYNIGVIVTIGMMVTKGFFQVTGKSYSPEAFAGFAGIGHTGMLAGLLLLFFLLRQAILKEPRDESFKK, from the coding sequence ATGCGTAGGTTATTATATTCATTTCTTTTTTATATGATCATAGGGCTATTCAGTGGCTTCTTTTATAGAGAGCTAACAAAAGCATATGATTTTACGGGTACAACTCAATTATCACTTGTACACACACATACACTTATTTTAGGTATGTTTATGTTTTTAATATTATTACCATTGGAGAAGTTATTTAAATTATCAAGTTATTACTTATTTAATTGGTTCTTTTATGTATACAACATAGGTGTTATCGTCACAATAGGTATGATGGTAACTAAAGGATTCTTCCAAGTTACAGGTAAATCATATTCTCCAGAAGCATTTGCGGGATTTGCAGGTATAGGGCATACGGGTATGCTTGCAGGTTTATTATTGCTGTTTTTCTTATTAAGACAAGCAATCCTTAAAGAACCACGTGATGAGTCTTTTAAAAAATAA
- a CDS encoding YhgE/Pip domain-containing protein: MNMFKNKMLWIAPIAIMVILVIFSLAFYPAYNPKPKDLPIGILNEDKGTTIQDKNINIGKKLEDKLLDSNSDKIKWVKVKNEKDLEKDLKDQKIYGVAIIDKDFSKDAMSKTQKVVMDSKKEEMKQKVASGEIPPQVVQQMQQKMGNQQIDVKQAKFKTIVSEGSSLQGSQIASAVLTGMGDNINAQITKQSLETLTSQNVKVNASDINDLTNPVKVDNEKLNKVKDHQAGGNAPFLMFMPIWIGSIVTSILLFFAFRTSNNIKIQHRIIASVGQMIFAVIAAFAGSFAYIYFMQGVQGFDFGHPNRIAIFVAFAILGFVGLILGVMVWLGMKSIPIFFILMFFSMQLVTLPKQMLPDSYQKYVYDWNPFTHYATSIRELLYLNHHIELNSTMWMFIGFMIFGAVSSLVSAIVRKHSTKRTEVPS; this comes from the coding sequence ATGAATATGTTTAAAAATAAAATGTTATGGATTGCACCGATAGCAATTATGGTTATCCTTGTTATATTTTCTTTAGCTTTTTATCCAGCATATAATCCAAAGCCTAAAGATTTACCAATTGGTATTTTAAATGAGGATAAAGGTACAACAATCCAGGATAAAAATATTAATATTGGGAAAAAATTAGAAGATAAACTATTAGATAGTAACTCTGATAAAATAAAATGGGTTAAAGTTAAAAATGAAAAAGATTTAGAAAAAGATTTGAAAGATCAAAAAATCTATGGTGTAGCGATTATTGATAAAGATTTTTCAAAAGATGCTATGAGCAAAACACAAAAAGTGGTTATGGATAGTAAAAAAGAAGAAATGAAGCAAAAAGTTGCTTCTGGCGAAATTCCACCACAAGTTGTTCAACAAATGCAACAAAAAATGGGTAATCAGCAAATCGATGTTAAACAGGCTAAATTTAAGACAATTGTAAGCGAGGGATCAAGCTTGCAAGGTTCTCAAATTGCTTCAGCTGTATTAACTGGAATGGGTGATAATATTAATGCCCAAATTACGAAACAAAGCTTAGAAACATTAACAAGTCAAAATGTTAAAGTCAATGCATCAGACATTAATGATTTAACAAATCCTGTTAAAGTAGATAACGAAAAACTTAATAAAGTTAAAGATCACCAAGCAGGTGGTAATGCACCATTCTTAATGTTTATGCCAATTTGGATAGGTTCAATTGTTACCTCTATCTTATTGTTCTTTGCATTTAGAACAAGTAATAATATTAAAATTCAACATCGTATTATTGCATCAGTTGGTCAAATGATATTCGCTGTTATTGCAGCATTTGCGGGTAGCTTTGCTTATATTTACTTCATGCAAGGTGTACAAGGATTTGATTTTGGACACCCTAATCGTATTGCAATCTTTGTAGCATTTGCAATTTTAGGGTTCGTCGGACTTATTTTAGGTGTCATGGTATGGTTAGGTATGAAGTCAATTCCAATTTTCTTCATTTTAATGTTCTTTAGCATGCAGCTTGTAACATTACCAAAACAAATGTTGCCTGATAGTTATCAAAAATACGTATACGATTGGAATCCATTCACGCATTATGCAACAAGTATAAGAGAATTATTGTACTTAAATCATCATATTGAATTAAATAGTACAATGTGGATGTTCATAGGATTTATGATTTTTGGTGCTGTATCAAGTTTAGTATCAGCTATTGTTAGAAAACATAGCACAAAACGTACTGAAGTTCCGTCATAA
- a CDS encoding TetR/AcrR family transcriptional regulator: protein MKEDRRIRKTKSSIKNAFTKLLQEKDLEKITIRDITTRADINRGTFYLHYEDKYMLLADMEDEYISELSTYTQFDLLHGSSIEDIANTFVNNILKNIFQHIHDNLEFYHTILQLERTSQLELKINEHIKNNMQRYISIDHTIGGIPEMYFYSYVSGATISVIKYWVLDKQPISVDDLAKHVHNIIFNGPLRIMAENRLHKSKTNIQS from the coding sequence TTGAAAGAAGATAGGCGAATTAGAAAGACTAAATCCTCCATTAAGAATGCGTTCACTAAACTACTACAAGAAAAAGATTTAGAAAAAATTACTATTCGCGACATAACAACTCGCGCTGATATCAATAGGGGTACATTTTACTTACATTACGAAGATAAATATATGTTACTCGCTGATATGGAAGATGAGTATATTTCTGAACTGTCAACATACACTCAGTTTGATTTGTTACATGGCTCTTCAATTGAAGATATTGCAAATACATTTGTGAATAATATACTAAAAAATATTTTTCAGCATATTCACGATAATTTAGAGTTTTATCACACTATCTTACAACTTGAACGTACAAGTCAACTTGAGTTGAAAATCAATGAACACATTAAGAATAATATGCAACGATATATTAGTATCGACCATACTATTGGAGGTATACCCGAAATGTACTTTTATAGCTATGTTTCCGGAGCAACGATTTCAGTTATTAAATATTGGGTATTGGACAAGCAACCCATTTCGGTTGATGACTTAGCTAAACATGTGCATAATATTATTTTTAACGGACCTTTAAGAATAATGGCAGAAAATCGTTTGCATAAATCAAAGACAAATATACAATCGTAA
- a CDS encoding magnesium transporter CorA family protein, with translation MITSFRHSEHIDKHIIETPLDHTASWINVVEPDREEIESLMEQYNIPEDFIRDPLDSEESARIEYDEDTGYSLIIIDLPIVNSTNRSVLSFVTIPLGIIIGNGIIVTVCDAENEFLENLPKRDINLKFHSRFALEILITISDHYNRNLRLLNKSRIRIEKELKNNITNKQLFKLMEVEKSLVYFLAALKGNDTIIKKLFRLPAIKRFEEDEELLEDLIIENNQAIETTELHQRILESITTSYASLLSNDMNTIMKTLTLFTVLLTLPTLVFSFFGMNVPLPIDDHSYISWIIVVGISLILVVIVSIFLWRKQKL, from the coding sequence ATGATTACTTCATTCAGACACTCAGAACATATAGATAAACATATTATAGAAACACCATTAGATCATACAGCTTCATGGATTAATGTTGTAGAACCAGATCGTGAAGAAATTGAAAGTCTTATGGAGCAATATAATATACCTGAAGATTTTATTCGTGACCCATTGGATTCCGAAGAAAGTGCACGTATTGAATACGACGAAGATACTGGTTATTCATTGATTATTATTGACTTACCAATCGTCAATTCAACAAATAGAAGTGTGTTATCTTTCGTTACGATTCCACTAGGTATTATTATCGGGAATGGTATTATTGTCACTGTTTGTGACGCTGAAAATGAATTTTTAGAAAATTTACCAAAACGTGATATTAATTTAAAATTCCATAGCCGTTTCGCATTAGAAATTTTAATTACGATTTCCGATCATTATAATCGCAACTTACGATTATTAAACAAAAGTAGAATTCGTATTGAAAAAGAATTAAAAAACAATATTACTAACAAGCAACTTTTCAAATTAATGGAAGTCGAAAAGAGTTTAGTATACTTTTTAGCCGCATTAAAAGGTAATGATACAATTATTAAAAAATTATTCCGATTACCTGCAATTAAACGTTTTGAAGAAGATGAAGAATTACTAGAAGATTTAATCATTGAAAATAACCAAGCCATCGAAACAACTGAGTTACACCAGCGTATCCTAGAGAGTATCACAACATCATATGCTTCTTTATTATCTAATGATATGAATACGATTATGAAAACATTAACGTTATTCACAGTATTATTAACGTTACCAACACTCGTATTTAGCTTTTTCGGTATGAACGTACCGTTGCCAATTGACGATCATAGTTATATTTCTTGGATTATCGTGGTAGGTATTTCATTAATTCTTGTCGTAATTGTTAGTATTTTCTTATGGCGTAAGCAAAAGTTATAG
- a CDS encoding sucrose-specific PTS transporter subunit IIBC codes for MNYKQSAEDILNAIGGEENLDAMAHCATRLRLVLNDESLVNEEALNNMDVVKGTFSTGGQYQIIIGSGTVNKVFGELEKLTGKEASTTSEVKAQSAKNMNPLQRFVKMLSDIFVPIIPAIVAGGLLMGLNNILTAKDLFFAGKSLIDVYSQFAGLAEMINIFANAPFTLLPILIGFSAAKRFGGNPFLGAALGMILVHPALMSAYDFPKAIEAGKVIPYWDVFGFHINQVGYQGQVLPMLVAAYILASIEKGLRKVIPTVLDNLLTPLLSIFITAFLTFSFVGPITRQLGYWLSDGLTWLYEFGGAIGGLIFGLLYAPIVITGMHHSFIAVETTLIADVAKTGGSFIFPIATMSNVAQGGAAIAAFFIIKQNKKLKGVASASGISALLGITEPAMFGVNLKLRYPFIGAIVGSGIGSAYIAFFKVKAIALGTAGLPGFISINPVHAGWLHYFIGMAISFIVAVVVTFVLSKRKSNKEIVE; via the coding sequence GACAAGATTACGTTTAGTGTTAAATGACGAAAGTTTAGTAAATGAAGAAGCGCTAAACAATATGGACGTAGTTAAAGGGACTTTTTCTACAGGTGGACAATATCAGATTATAATTGGATCTGGTACAGTCAATAAAGTATTTGGTGAACTTGAAAAATTAACGGGTAAAGAAGCGTCAACAACTTCTGAAGTAAAAGCCCAATCAGCAAAAAATATGAATCCGTTACAACGATTTGTAAAAATGTTGTCAGACATATTTGTTCCGATAATTCCCGCCATAGTTGCTGGTGGTTTATTAATGGGACTAAATAATATTTTAACTGCGAAAGATTTATTCTTTGCAGGGAAATCATTAATTGATGTATATAGTCAATTTGCAGGGTTAGCAGAAATGATTAATATTTTTGCCAATGCACCATTTACATTATTACCTATTTTAATTGGATTTAGTGCAGCCAAAAGGTTTGGCGGAAATCCATTTTTAGGTGCTGCATTAGGTATGATACTAGTTCATCCAGCGCTAATGAGTGCGTATGATTTTCCAAAAGCAATTGAAGCAGGAAAAGTTATACCATATTGGGACGTTTTTGGTTTCCACATCAATCAAGTAGGTTACCAAGGACAGGTGTTACCTATGCTTGTAGCGGCTTACATATTGGCTTCAATTGAAAAAGGATTACGTAAGGTAATTCCAACAGTGTTAGATAATTTATTAACACCATTGTTATCTATTTTTATAACAGCATTTTTAACATTTTCATTCGTCGGTCCTATCACGAGACAATTAGGTTACTGGTTATCAGATGGCTTAACTTGGCTTTACGAATTTGGTGGGGCAATTGGTGGATTGATTTTCGGATTATTATATGCACCAATTGTGATTACAGGTATGCATCATAGCTTTATTGCTGTGGAAACAACACTCATTGCGGATGTAGCTAAAACAGGCGGGTCATTTATATTCCCAATTGCCACAATGTCTAACGTTGCGCAAGGTGGGGCAGCTATTGCAGCATTCTTTATTATAAAACAAAACAAAAAATTAAAAGGTGTCGCATCAGCTTCAGGGATTTCAGCATTACTTGGTATTACTGAACCTGCAATGTTTGGTGTTAACTTGAAACTAAGATATCCATTTATTGGTGCTATAGTTGGATCAGGAATTGGTTCAGCATATATTGCTTTCTTCAAAGTAAAAGCAATCGCATTAGGTACGGCTGGATTGCCAGGATTTATTTCAATTAATCCTGTACATGCAGGATGGTTACACTATTTTATAGGGATGGCGATATCATTTATAGTTGCTGTTGTAGTAACGTTTGTACTTTCGAAAAGAAAATCAAATAAAGAAATTGTAGAATAA